In Mesorhizobium sp., one DNA window encodes the following:
- a CDS encoding hydantoinase/oxoprolinase family protein, which translates to MADTTIRVATDVGGTFTDLVCFETNHKTGESRIVTAKSDTTPPNFEQGVLNVLAKGGVDPKEVDFLAHGTTVVINALTERKGVKVGLITTEGFRDTLEIARGNRPDFFNLHYEKPKPFVPRYLRKELPGRMTYKGEELKPLDLSGLPAILDGFKAEGVQAIAICFLHSYANMAHEQAAIEAVKKLWPEVSAVASHQITREWREYERTNTAVLSAYVQPTAERYLSRLAGGLKEQGLKGSPYIMQSNCGVDSLESVSKIPITMVESGPASGFWGAAELGKLIGEPNVLALDIGGTTAKCSLIENGEVKIKTDYWIERDRTSAGYPIMVPVVDLVEIGNGGGSIAWVDDFAKLHVGPQSAGAMPGPAAYGRGGTKATTTDANLWLGRINRDYFCGGEVVADMKAAEAALSDVAARLGVSVDEAARGIIRIANNNMVNALKLVSLNRGHDPRDFTLVVFGGGGAMHGVALGMELGVKKVVVPAGASVFSAWGMMMSDLRRDYFVTKLADLKKGAAEAIEAVFAESEEGARAQFAAEGVDPSKIRFLRYGKFRYQNQEHTTEVLIEGGRITDGGLSDIERAFHETYEREYTYRLDAPVEMVGIHLVASAEVGKLTMKKRDGSGAKADVALKGHRDVDYALEGVKTAAIYDGTKLEPGMTFNGPAIVEDPGTTVVVHPGNRVEIDGYGNIHIELA; encoded by the coding sequence ATGGCCGACACAACGATCCGGGTCGCGACCGACGTCGGCGGCACGTTCACCGATCTCGTCTGCTTCGAGACGAACCACAAGACCGGCGAATCGCGCATCGTCACCGCCAAGTCCGACACGACGCCGCCCAATTTCGAGCAGGGCGTGCTCAACGTGCTGGCAAAGGGCGGGGTGGACCCGAAGGAGGTCGACTTCCTGGCGCATGGCACGACGGTCGTCATCAACGCGCTGACCGAGCGCAAGGGCGTCAAGGTCGGGCTGATCACCACCGAAGGCTTCCGCGACACGCTGGAGATCGCCCGCGGCAACCGGCCGGACTTCTTCAACCTGCACTATGAAAAGCCGAAGCCCTTCGTGCCGCGCTACCTGCGCAAGGAACTGCCGGGCCGCATGACCTACAAGGGCGAGGAGCTGAAGCCGCTCGACCTGTCCGGCCTGCCGGCGATCCTCGACGGGTTCAAGGCGGAAGGGGTGCAGGCGATCGCCATCTGCTTCCTGCACTCCTACGCCAACATGGCGCACGAGCAGGCGGCGATCGAGGCGGTGAAGAAGCTCTGGCCCGAGGTCTCGGCGGTCGCCTCGCACCAGATCACGCGCGAATGGCGCGAATACGAGCGCACCAACACAGCCGTGCTGTCGGCCTATGTGCAGCCGACGGCCGAGCGCTATCTGTCGCGCCTTGCCGGCGGCCTCAAGGAACAGGGGCTGAAGGGCAGTCCCTACATCATGCAGTCGAACTGCGGCGTGGATTCGCTGGAATCGGTGTCGAAGATCCCGATCACGATGGTCGAATCCGGCCCGGCATCCGGCTTCTGGGGAGCGGCGGAGCTGGGCAAGCTGATCGGCGAGCCGAACGTGCTGGCGCTCGACATCGGCGGCACCACGGCCAAGTGCTCGCTGATCGAGAACGGCGAGGTCAAGATCAAGACCGACTACTGGATCGAGCGCGACCGCACCTCGGCCGGCTATCCGATCATGGTGCCCGTGGTCGACCTGGTCGAGATCGGCAACGGCGGCGGCTCGATCGCCTGGGTCGACGATTTCGCCAAGCTGCATGTCGGGCCGCAATCGGCGGGAGCGATGCCCGGACCCGCCGCCTACGGACGAGGCGGCACCAAGGCAACGACCACCGACGCCAATCTCTGGCTCGGGCGCATCAACCGCGACTATTTCTGCGGCGGCGAGGTGGTCGCCGACATGAAGGCGGCGGAAGCGGCGCTATCTGACGTCGCGGCCAGGCTCGGCGTGTCCGTCGACGAGGCGGCGCGCGGCATCATCCGCATCGCCAACAACAACATGGTCAACGCGCTGAAGCTGGTCTCGCTCAACCGCGGCCACGATCCGCGCGACTTTACCCTCGTCGTGTTCGGCGGCGGCGGGGCGATGCACGGCGTTGCGCTCGGCATGGAGCTCGGCGTCAAGAAGGTGGTGGTGCCGGCCGGCGCCTCAGTCTTCTCGGCCTGGGGCATGATGATGTCGGACCTCCGTCGCGACTACTTCGTCACCAAGCTCGCCGACCTGAAGAAAGGGGCTGCGGAGGCCATCGAGGCGGTGTTCGCCGAGAGCGAGGAGGGGGCACGCGCCCAGTTCGCGGCCGAGGGTGTGGATCCTTCCAAGATCCGGTTTCTGCGCTACGGCAAGTTCCGCTACCAGAACCAGGAGCACACGACCGAGGTGCTGATCGAGGGCGGCAGGATTACCGATGGCGGCCTGTCGGACATCGAAAGAGCGTTTCACGAGACCTACGAGCGCGAATACACCTACCGGCTCGACGCGCCGGTCGAGATGGTCGGCATCCATCTGGTCGCGTCGGCAGAGGTCGGCAAGCTCACCATGAAGAAGCGCGACGGCTCCGGCGCCAAGGCGGACGTCGCGCTGAAGGGGCACCGCGACGTCGACTACGCACTCGAGGGCGTCAAGACGGCGGCGATCTATGACGGCACGAAGCTCGAGCCGGGCATGACCTTCAATGGTCCGGCGATCGTCGAAGATCCCGGCACCACCGTCGTCGTCCATCCGGGCAATCGAGTCGAGATCGACGGTTACGGCAACATTCATATCGAGCTGGCGTGA
- a CDS encoding hydantoinase B/oxoprolinase family protein yields the protein MTTKVNDPITLEIIQNSLQATADEMFAVMKKTAMSSIIYEVLDMGTGITDARGALASSGAGIPAFVGVLDKAVKVVVAKFDKPGDVEPGDVFATNDPYYGGVTHLNDIIVMMPVFAGGRIIAWTANIAHNSDVGGMAPGSLTGEATEIFQEGLRLPAIKIISKGEPIRPVMDIIKVNSRMPDVLEGDVWAAIASVRIGAKRLVELAEKYGVETFENAMSSFMDFGEEVSLKELSKLPKGTFELSEEQDDGRIFNVKITISDSEFVVDLTDNPDQSKNPVNTSRDGVMVCAQMIFKSLTDPYSPANEGSFRPIRLLTRPGSVFEAKEPAPLGFYYEIELRVYDIMWRCLAQHMPDRLAAGHFASVCGTFIGGIHPDTGRQYTIIEPQIGGWGGSRTGDGNSAVFCGFHGETYNCPAEINEARNGLYVDRMELNMEPGGEGKYRGGRGIVMDYRIRGDNGFLTAGYTRSKFPAWALDGGNEGTPNYVRYLGKDGTDQRYAFVSGLTTHTDDVIRVVTGNGGGIGNPKERDRKLVEEDLKNGLITPERAREVYGYEA from the coding sequence ATGACGACCAAGGTCAACGACCCGATCACGCTGGAGATCATCCAGAACTCGCTGCAGGCGACCGCCGACGAGATGTTCGCCGTCATGAAGAAGACGGCGATGAGTTCGATCATCTACGAGGTGCTCGACATGGGCACCGGCATCACCGACGCCAGGGGCGCGCTCGCCTCCTCCGGTGCCGGCATCCCGGCCTTCGTCGGCGTGCTCGACAAGGCGGTGAAGGTGGTCGTGGCGAAGTTCGACAAGCCGGGCGACGTCGAGCCGGGCGACGTGTTCGCCACCAACGACCCGTATTATGGCGGCGTGACGCATCTCAACGACATTATTGTGATGATGCCGGTCTTCGCGGGCGGCCGCATCATCGCCTGGACCGCCAACATCGCGCACAATTCCGATGTCGGCGGCATGGCGCCCGGCTCGCTCACCGGCGAGGCCACCGAGATCTTCCAGGAAGGCCTGCGCCTGCCGGCGATCAAGATCATCTCGAAGGGCGAGCCGATCCGGCCGGTGATGGACATCATCAAGGTCAATTCGCGCATGCCCGACGTGCTGGAGGGCGACGTCTGGGCGGCGATCGCCTCGGTGCGCATCGGCGCGAAACGGCTGGTGGAACTCGCCGAGAAATACGGCGTCGAGACCTTCGAGAACGCGATGAGCTCGTTCATGGATTTCGGCGAAGAGGTGTCGCTGAAGGAACTGTCGAAGCTGCCCAAGGGCACGTTCGAACTGTCGGAGGAGCAGGACGACGGCCGCATCTTCAACGTCAAGATCACCATCTCGGACAGCGAGTTCGTCGTCGATCTCACCGACAATCCGGACCAGTCGAAGAACCCGGTCAACACCAGCCGCGACGGGGTGATGGTCTGCGCGCAGATGATCTTCAAGTCGCTGACGGACCCCTATTCGCCGGCAAACGAGGGCTCGTTCCGGCCGATCCGGCTCCTGACGCGTCCGGGCTCGGTGTTCGAAGCGAAGGAGCCCGCGCCGCTCGGCTTCTACTACGAGATCGAGCTGCGCGTGTACGACATCATGTGGCGCTGCCTGGCGCAGCACATGCCGGACCGTCTGGCGGCCGGCCATTTCGCCTCGGTCTGCGGCACGTTCATCGGCGGCATCCATCCGGACACAGGGCGGCAATACACCATCATCGAGCCGCAGATCGGCGGCTGGGGCGGCAGCCGCACCGGCGACGGCAACAGCGCCGTCTTCTGCGGCTTCCACGGCGAGACCTACAACTGCCCGGCCGAGATCAACGAGGCGCGCAACGGGCTCTATGTCGACCGGATGGAACTCAACATGGAGCCGGGCGGCGAGGGCAAGTATCGCGGCGGGCGCGGCATCGTGATGGATTACCGCATCCGCGGCGACAACGGCTTCCTGACTGCCGGCTATACCCGATCGAAGTTCCCGGCCTGGGCGCTCGACGGCGGCAACGAGGGCACGCCCAACTACGTGCGCTATCTCGGCAAGGACGGCACCGACCAGCGCTATGCCTTCGTGTCGGGCCTGACCACGCATACGGACGACGTGATCCGCGTCGTCACCGGCAATGGCGGCGGCATCGGCAATCCGAAGGAGCGCGACCGCAAGCTGGTCGAGGAGGACCTGAAGAACGGCCTGATCACGCCCGAGCGCGCGCGGGAGGTCTACGGCTACGAGGCGTGA
- a CDS encoding M24 family metallopeptidase has protein sequence MTVDTKARLAALRGRMKATGTDLVAVAPGSHMDWLLGFHPHPDERPCLLLVGPEREAFLMPVLNAEGTRESTDIPFHTWADAEGPDAALAAALADVGAVPAKKVGLDETMRADFALLLLGALPGAAHSFTPETVGALRMRKDASEYKALKMNASIADRAMQKAFAAIRPGMTEAELAAIIRVHFASEEATPAFWIVGGGPNGAFPHHQTGERKLAEGDAIVIDIGGRKGGFPSDITRMAVIGQPPEGYGQIHGIVEKAVQAALRAARPGVLAREVDAAARGVIADAGYGEFFVHRTGHGLGIDGHEPPYITATSETVLEEGMVFSIEPGIYLPGRFGIRLEEIVILRVDGPEILSDLPRDLHVVQV, from the coding sequence ATGACCGTTGATACGAAAGCCAGGCTCGCCGCGTTGCGCGGGCGAATGAAGGCGACCGGCACGGATCTCGTCGCCGTTGCACCCGGCTCGCACATGGACTGGCTGCTCGGCTTCCATCCGCATCCCGACGAGCGGCCGTGCCTGCTTCTGGTCGGCCCGGAGCGCGAGGCGTTCCTGATGCCCGTTCTCAACGCCGAGGGAACGCGCGAATCGACCGACATCCCGTTCCATACCTGGGCCGACGCGGAAGGGCCCGACGCGGCACTTGCCGCCGCGCTTGCCGATGTCGGCGCCGTGCCGGCGAAGAAGGTCGGCCTCGACGAGACGATGCGCGCCGACTTCGCGCTCCTGCTGCTCGGCGCGCTGCCGGGTGCGGCGCACAGCTTCACGCCCGAGACTGTGGGTGCCTTGCGCATGCGCAAGGATGCCAGCGAATACAAGGCGCTGAAGATGAACGCCTCGATCGCCGACCGCGCGATGCAGAAGGCCTTCGCCGCGATCAGGCCGGGGATGACAGAGGCGGAACTCGCGGCCATCATCCGCGTCCACTTCGCCTCCGAGGAGGCGACGCCCGCCTTCTGGATCGTCGGCGGCGGACCGAACGGCGCCTTCCCGCATCACCAGACGGGCGAACGCAAGCTTGCCGAGGGCGACGCGATCGTCATCGATATCGGCGGCCGCAAGGGCGGCTTCCCGAGCGACATCACCCGGATGGCCGTCATCGGCCAGCCGCCGGAAGGCTATGGCCAGATCCACGGCATCGTCGAGAAGGCCGTGCAGGCGGCGTTGCGGGCGGCGCGGCCCGGGGTTCTGGCCAGGGAGGTCGACGCGGCGGCGCGTGGCGTCATTGCGGATGCCGGATACGGCGAGTTCTTCGTCCACCGCACCGGCCACGGGCTGGGCATCGACGGCCACGAGCCGCCCTATATCACGGCGACCTCCGAGACCGTGCTGGAGGAGGGCATGGTGTTCTCCATCGAGCCCGGCATCTACCTGCCCGGCCGGTTCGGCATCCGGCTGGAGGAGATCGTCATCCTGCGTGTCGACGGGCCCGAAATCCTGTCCGACCTACCGCGCGACCTGCACGTCGTGCAGGTGTGA
- a CDS encoding hydantoinase B/oxoprolinase family protein: MVSPADPFTLSVIQASLAAAADEMFAVLKKTAMSPIIYEVLDVGTGVTDARGRLVSSGAGIPTFVGVLDKAVKRIVEIHGPATIRDGDCFITNDPSYGGVTHLNDVVVAMPVFAGGRCVAWAASIAHWNDIGGKTPGSMAVDVTEIFQEGLRLPAVRLMRDGRPIGAVFDIIMANSRLPDFVKGDLWAQVAASRKAATRIRELADAYGPEAYDGAVEAIFEEGERRALAGLATLPEGTYTVEEEQDDGAIWRVAITVSRDRFLVDLRGNPRQRAAPYNTSRDGAVISCQMIFKALTDPALFASEGSFRPLEVVTEPGTIFHAEGNAPHGYYFETRIRLYDMMWRCMAQALPERLPAGHFASICGTVIAGDHPDTGRRFTMVEPQMGGWGATAARDGLDAMYSASHGETFNCPVEICETRYGLDVGYRRLSESAAGKGLHSGGKGLEISYRLRGPAVMSVGYSRARQPVWGSAGGEPGGVNGVSVRRPDGRSEALTFASGVSLGPGDEIVIATANGGGWGAASPG; this comes from the coding sequence ATGGTCAGCCCCGCCGATCCCTTCACGCTTTCCGTCATCCAGGCGTCGCTTGCGGCGGCGGCCGACGAGATGTTCGCGGTGCTGAAGAAGACCGCGATGAGCCCGATCATCTACGAGGTGCTGGATGTCGGCACCGGCGTGACGGACGCCCGGGGGCGGCTGGTCAGTTCCGGCGCCGGCATCCCGACCTTCGTTGGCGTGCTCGACAAGGCGGTGAAGCGGATCGTCGAGATCCATGGGCCGGCGACCATCCGCGACGGCGACTGCTTCATCACCAACGATCCGTCCTATGGCGGCGTCACCCACCTCAACGACGTGGTGGTGGCGATGCCGGTCTTTGCCGGCGGGCGCTGCGTCGCCTGGGCGGCCTCGATCGCGCACTGGAACGACATCGGCGGCAAGACGCCGGGCTCGATGGCGGTCGACGTCACGGAGATCTTCCAGGAAGGGCTCAGGCTGCCGGCCGTGCGGCTGATGCGGGACGGCCGGCCGATTGGCGCTGTCTTCGACATCATCATGGCCAACTCGCGCCTGCCGGACTTCGTCAAGGGCGATCTGTGGGCGCAGGTGGCGGCGAGCCGCAAGGCCGCGACGCGCATCCGCGAACTCGCCGACGCCTACGGACCGGAGGCCTATGACGGGGCGGTGGAGGCGATCTTCGAGGAAGGCGAGCGGCGCGCGCTCGCCGGCCTCGCGACCCTGCCCGAGGGCACCTACACGGTCGAGGAAGAGCAGGACGACGGGGCCATATGGCGCGTCGCGATCACCGTGTCGCGCGACCGGTTCCTCGTCGACCTGAGGGGCAATCCGAGGCAGCGCGCAGCGCCCTACAACACCAGCCGCGACGGCGCGGTGATCTCCTGCCAGATGATCTTCAAGGCGCTGACCGATCCGGCGCTGTTCGCCAGCGAGGGCTCGTTCCGGCCGCTGGAGGTGGTGACCGAGCCGGGCACCATCTTCCATGCCGAGGGCAATGCGCCGCACGGCTACTATTTCGAGACGCGCATCAGGCTCTACGACATGATGTGGCGCTGCATGGCGCAGGCGCTGCCCGAACGGCTGCCGGCCGGCCATTTCGCCTCGATCTGCGGCACGGTGATCGCTGGCGATCACCCCGACACCGGACGGCGCTTCACCATGGTCGAGCCGCAGATGGGCGGATGGGGGGCGACGGCCGCCCGCGACGGGCTGGACGCGATGTATTCGGCCAGCCACGGCGAGACATTCAACTGTCCGGTCGAGATCTGCGAGACCCGCTACGGGCTCGACGTCGGCTACCGGCGATTGAGCGAGTCCGCCGCCGGCAAGGGTCTGCATTCGGGCGGAAAGGGGCTGGAGATCAGCTACCGGCTGCGCGGGCCGGCGGTCATGTCGGTCGGCTACAGCCGGGCCCGCCAGCCGGTCTGGGGTTCGGCCGGCGGCGAGCCCGGCGGGGTGAACGGCGTCTCGGTGCGACGCCCGGACGGACGGAGCGAGGCGCTCACCTTCGCCAGCGGCGTGTCGCTCGGCCCCGGCGACGAGATCGTCATCGCCACGGCGAACGGCGGCGGCTGGGGCGCGGCGAGTCCCGGATAG
- a CDS encoding heavy metal translocating P-type ATPase, whose product MNPHDHDHRHHGHGAPAPAADGMATTVRDPVCGMTVDPSAGKPSAEHSGHAYHFCSERCRTKFLADPDAFLTAEDPVCGMEVDRASAKHFVRHEGSGYYFCSDACETKFRAEPAKYSGGRPAPEPMPKGVKYTCPMHPEIVRDGPGSCPICGMALEPMGVPTGEEGPNPELIDFTRRFWVSAVLSLPLLAITMGPMLGLPFRDWIGDRVAAWLEFVLATPVVLWAAIPFFRRGYDSFLNRSPNMWTLISIGVGTAYAYSVVATLFPDLFPHQFRGHGGSVPVYFEAAAVIVALVFLGQVLELRARERTGSAIRALLDLAPKTARRISADGAEQDVPLDQVREGDRLRVRPGDSVPVDGVVEEGRTSIDESMITGEPVPVEKTEGDPVTGGTLNRNGTLIIRAERVGAETMLSQIVEMVARAQRSRAPIQGLADRVSFYFVPTVVAVAIVAFVAWGVFGPEPSMVFAIVSAVSVLIIACPCALGLATPMSIMTATGRGAQAGVLIKDAEALERFAKVDTLIVDKTGTLTEGKPRLTDVIAAEGFDENEILSLAASLERGSEHPLAEAIVDGAQERGASVSDTSEFEAVTGKGVIGVVNGRKVALGNAAMMTDLGVDMASLAERADALRGEGKTAMFVATDGRAAGIVAVADPVKATTVEAIRALHDRGLRIIMATGDNERTAQAVAGRLGIDEVRADMLPESKQKLIEELRAGGAKVAMAGDGVNDAPALAAADVGIAMGTGADVAVESAGITLVKGDLNGIVRARSLAQATIRNIKQNLFFAFVYNALGVPVAAGVLYPVFGTLLSPMIAAAAMSLSSVSVIGNALRLRTVKLG is encoded by the coding sequence ATGAACCCTCATGATCACGATCACCGGCATCACGGCCACGGCGCCCCGGCGCCTGCCGCCGACGGCATGGCAACGACGGTCCGCGACCCGGTCTGCGGCATGACCGTTGACCCGTCGGCGGGAAAGCCTTCCGCCGAACATAGCGGCCATGCCTATCATTTCTGCTCCGAGCGATGCCGGACAAAATTCCTCGCCGATCCGGATGCCTTTCTGACAGCCGAGGATCCGGTCTGCGGCATGGAGGTGGACAGGGCATCGGCGAAGCATTTCGTCCGGCACGAAGGCAGCGGCTACTATTTCTGCTCCGACGCCTGCGAAACGAAGTTCAGGGCCGAGCCGGCGAAATACTCCGGCGGACGGCCCGCTCCCGAACCGATGCCGAAGGGCGTCAAATACACCTGCCCGATGCATCCCGAGATCGTGCGCGACGGGCCGGGATCCTGCCCGATCTGTGGCATGGCGCTCGAGCCGATGGGGGTGCCGACCGGCGAGGAGGGCCCCAACCCCGAACTGATCGATTTCACCCGCCGCTTCTGGGTGAGCGCGGTCCTTTCCCTGCCGCTGCTCGCCATTACCATGGGACCCATGCTCGGCCTGCCGTTCCGCGACTGGATCGGCGACCGCGTCGCGGCTTGGCTCGAATTCGTTCTGGCGACGCCGGTGGTGCTGTGGGCGGCCATCCCCTTCTTCCGGCGCGGCTACGACTCCTTCCTCAACCGCAGCCCGAACATGTGGACGCTGATCTCGATCGGCGTCGGCACTGCCTATGCCTACAGCGTCGTCGCCACGCTCTTCCCCGACCTGTTTCCGCACCAGTTCCGCGGCCATGGCGGGTCGGTCCCGGTCTATTTCGAGGCGGCCGCCGTCATCGTCGCGCTAGTCTTCCTCGGCCAGGTGCTCGAACTCAGGGCGCGCGAGCGCACCGGCTCGGCGATCCGCGCGCTGCTCGATCTCGCGCCGAAGACGGCGCGCCGCATCTCGGCCGACGGTGCCGAGCAGGACGTCCCGCTCGACCAGGTCAGAGAGGGCGACCGCCTGCGCGTCAGGCCGGGCGACAGCGTCCCGGTCGACGGCGTCGTCGAGGAGGGACGCACCTCCATCGACGAGTCCATGATCACCGGCGAACCGGTTCCCGTCGAGAAGACCGAAGGCGATCCGGTCACGGGCGGCACGCTCAACCGCAACGGCACGCTGATCATCCGGGCCGAGCGCGTCGGCGCCGAAACCATGCTGTCGCAGATCGTCGAGATGGTCGCCAGGGCGCAGCGGTCGCGCGCGCCGATCCAGGGCCTGGCCGACCGCGTCTCCTTCTACTTCGTGCCGACAGTGGTCGCCGTCGCGATTGTCGCCTTCGTTGCGTGGGGTGTCTTCGGGCCCGAGCCCAGCATGGTGTTCGCCATCGTTTCCGCCGTCTCGGTGCTGATCATCGCCTGCCCCTGTGCGCTCGGCCTGGCGACGCCGATGTCGATCATGACCGCCACCGGCCGCGGCGCGCAGGCGGGCGTGCTGATCAAGGACGCCGAGGCGCTGGAGCGCTTCGCCAAGGTCGACACCTTGATCGTCGACAAGACCGGAACTTTGACCGAAGGCAAGCCTAGGCTGACGGACGTCATCGCCGCCGAGGGATTTGACGAGAACGAGATTCTCTCGCTGGCCGCGAGCCTGGAGCGTGGATCCGAGCATCCGCTCGCCGAGGCGATCGTCGACGGCGCGCAGGAGCGAGGCGCAAGCGTCTCCGACACCTCCGAGTTCGAGGCGGTGACGGGCAAGGGCGTGATCGGGGTCGTGAACGGACGCAAGGTCGCGCTCGGCAATGCCGCGATGATGACCGATCTCGGCGTCGACATGGCGTCGCTCGCGGAGCGCGCGGATGCCCTGCGCGGCGAGGGCAAGACCGCCATGTTCGTCGCCACCGACGGCCGGGCCGCCGGCATCGTCGCGGTGGCCGATCCGGTCAAGGCGACCACCGTCGAGGCGATCAGGGCCCTGCATGACCGCGGTCTGCGGATCATCATGGCGACGGGCGACAACGAGCGGACGGCGCAGGCCGTCGCCGGCCGGCTCGGCATCGACGAGGTCCGCGCCGACATGCTGCCGGAGAGCAAGCAGAAGCTGATCGAGGAACTGCGCGCCGGCGGCGCGAAGGTCGCGATGGCGGGCGACGGCGTCAACGATGCGCCCGCCCTTGCCGCCGCCGATGTCGGCATCGCCATGGGCACCGGAGCCGACGTCGCGGTCGAAAGCGCCGGCATCACGCTGGTCAAGGGCGACCTCAACGGCATCGTCCGCGCCCGCTCGCTCGCCCAGGCGACGATCCGCAACATCAAGCAGAACCTGTTCTTCGCCTTCGTCTACAACGCGCTCGGCGTGCCGGTCGCGGCGGGGGTGCTCTATCCGGTGTTCGGCACGCTCCTGTCGCCGATGATCGCCGCGGCGGCGATGAGCCTGTCCTCGGTTTCCGTCATCGGCAACGCGCTGCGGCTGCGGACGGTGAAGCTCGGCTGA